In Maridesulfovibrio sp., a single genomic region encodes these proteins:
- a CDS encoding CBS and ACT domain-containing protein codes for MLVGDWMTEEVLTILPGAPILDAMKMMRDAGIRQIPVVEASGLVAGIVSDRDVRDALPSKFLPGDSASTVGEGLLGLKVKDIMTHDPIVVAPETCMEVAAELLLENKIGGLPVVDEYGIAGIITEVDVYRFLTTVTGVSKGSSQFAFILEDTASALEELLNDLWARGVRLSTVFTSYERVDPGQRRVFVWVQRLDDSTVEQLVLHLKRAYDLLYHVHRGVTHKSEF; via the coding sequence ATGTTAGTTGGGGACTGGATGACCGAAGAGGTCCTGACCATCCTGCCGGGTGCTCCTATTCTGGATGCAATGAAAATGATGAGAGACGCCGGAATCAGACAGATTCCCGTTGTGGAGGCTTCCGGACTCGTTGCCGGAATAGTTTCCGACCGTGATGTCCGTGATGCGCTGCCGTCCAAATTTCTGCCCGGAGACAGCGCTTCAACCGTAGGGGAGGGCCTGCTGGGGTTGAAGGTCAAAGATATAATGACCCATGACCCGATAGTTGTTGCCCCGGAAACGTGCATGGAAGTGGCTGCTGAACTGTTGCTTGAGAACAAGATAGGCGGGCTGCCCGTTGTGGACGAATACGGAATAGCCGGAATTATTACTGAAGTTGATGTGTATCGCTTTCTGACCACGGTCACAGGGGTAAGCAAAGGAAGCTCACAGTTTGCATTTATTCTTGAAGACACCGCCTCAGCACTTGAGGAACTTCTTAATGACCTCTGGGCCCGCGGAGTCAGACTTTCTACCGTATTCACTTCATATGAAAGGGTTGATCCGGGGCAGCGTCGTGTCTTTGTATGGGTGCAGCGGCTTGATGACAGTACCGTGGAACAGCTTGTTCTGCACCTCAAGCGGGCATACGACCTGCTGTACCATGTTCATAGGGGAGTAACTCACAAGTCTGAATTCTGA
- a CDS encoding FAD-dependent oxidoreductase yields MIISSLLVLMGLGFTAAAILAASSKILHVEEDPRIAQVENVLPGVNCGGCGYAGCSGAANAVVEGKSGAGVCVIGGVETAKKVGAVMGLEVPDMEPELAFRDCTGGQRAEELYNYEGAGDCRAQALLYDGAKTCPEGCLGLGTCVAVCPFDAIHMGEEGLPVVDPLACRACRKCVDACPRGVLSIVSMSAKLLHQEEINDCLAPCQQKCPGQINIPRYIEAAGRGDYAGAVSIIRERNPLLLVCGRVCPRPCEEVCRRGHVDRPVGINMIKRFVADWELKNGLRPEIPCAKDTGHKVAVIGGGPAGLSCANFLRRLGHSPTIFESMPGLGGQLRYGIPEYRLPKKDLDWEIDGILNLGIEVRYGKKFGVDISIESLEKEGFEAYFMGIGAWASGSLRIDGEEAQGVVSGTEFLTAVGLGQTPNVGPKVIVVGGGNTAIDAARTSIRLGCDVTMLYRRTRNEMPANTEEIDAAAEEGVKFIFLAAPTKVVMDKTGRATHLECVTMELGEPDDSGRRRPVPVAGSETRYPVDTIISAIGQKPELTCFYTEGEEQCQLDFTRWRTINADPDTLQTSVPYVFAGGDAFSGPSLVISAVGAGRRAARSIHYMLTTGSIPVAGNLMRTLIPYTLFKDVDGCNQKKRSTLPHLCGEDERISTFNEVEGCLCEQELKHETSRCLRCGLICYDRDIPLEDIRTSRVGEKVE; encoded by the coding sequence ATGATCATTTCATCACTGCTCGTTCTCATGGGACTGGGATTTACCGCCGCGGCCATTCTGGCTGCGTCCTCGAAGATTCTGCATGTAGAAGAAGACCCGCGCATAGCGCAGGTGGAAAATGTGCTGCCGGGGGTGAACTGCGGAGGCTGCGGCTACGCGGGTTGTTCCGGTGCGGCCAATGCGGTGGTGGAAGGTAAGTCCGGTGCCGGGGTCTGCGTGATAGGCGGGGTTGAAACAGCCAAAAAGGTCGGGGCCGTGATGGGCCTTGAAGTCCCGGATATGGAACCGGAACTGGCTTTCCGTGACTGCACCGGCGGACAGCGGGCCGAAGAGCTTTACAACTATGAAGGAGCCGGGGACTGCCGGGCTCAGGCACTGCTTTACGATGGGGCAAAAACCTGCCCGGAAGGATGTCTGGGACTGGGTACATGCGTTGCGGTCTGCCCTTTCGATGCCATTCACATGGGAGAGGAAGGCCTGCCTGTTGTGGACCCGCTGGCCTGCCGAGCCTGCCGCAAATGCGTGGATGCCTGCCCCAGAGGGGTGCTTTCCATTGTTTCCATGAGCGCGAAGCTTCTTCATCAGGAAGAAATAAACGACTGTCTGGCCCCGTGCCAGCAGAAATGTCCCGGCCAGATCAACATTCCACGCTATATCGAAGCAGCGGGCCGGGGCGATTATGCCGGGGCGGTGAGCATCATCCGCGAGCGCAATCCTCTGCTGCTGGTCTGCGGCCGGGTATGTCCGCGTCCGTGCGAGGAGGTCTGCCGCCGGGGACATGTGGACCGTCCTGTAGGCATCAACATGATCAAACGTTTCGTGGCCGACTGGGAACTTAAGAACGGCCTGCGACCGGAAATTCCCTGCGCAAAGGATACCGGACACAAGGTCGCTGTCATCGGCGGAGGCCCTGCGGGCCTTTCGTGCGCAAATTTTTTGCGCCGCCTTGGGCACAGCCCGACCATATTTGAATCCATGCCGGGACTTGGCGGACAGTTGCGCTACGGCATTCCGGAATACCGTCTGCCCAAAAAAGATCTTGATTGGGAAATAGACGGAATTCTGAATCTGGGGATCGAGGTTCGGTACGGAAAGAAATTCGGCGTGGACATCTCGATAGAAAGTCTTGAGAAGGAAGGATTCGAAGCCTATTTCATGGGAATAGGAGCCTGGGCCAGCGGCTCCCTGCGAATTGACGGGGAGGAAGCACAGGGAGTTGTTTCCGGCACGGAATTCCTTACGGCTGTGGGACTGGGGCAGACGCCCAATGTCGGGCCGAAGGTTATTGTGGTCGGAGGTGGAAACACGGCAATAGACGCGGCCAGGACAAGCATCCGGCTCGGGTGTGACGTAACCATGCTCTATCGCAGGACCCGCAACGAGATGCCCGCCAACACGGAAGAAATAGACGCCGCAGCGGAAGAGGGGGTAAAATTCATTTTCCTGGCTGCGCCTACAAAAGTGGTAATGGACAAAACAGGACGGGCAACTCATCTGGAGTGTGTAACGATGGAGCTCGGTGAACCGGATGATTCCGGTCGGCGCCGTCCGGTCCCAGTAGCCGGTTCCGAAACGCGCTATCCGGTCGATACGATCATTTCGGCAATCGGCCAGAAACCGGAACTGACCTGCTTTTACACGGAAGGAGAAGAGCAGTGTCAACTGGATTTCACCCGCTGGCGTACAATCAATGCCGACCCGGACACCCTGCAGACATCCGTACCGTATGTCTTTGCAGGCGGTGATGCGTTCTCCGGTCCTTCACTGGTTATTTCAGCGGTCGGGGCAGGGAGACGCGCGGCAAGATCAATACATTACATGCTAACAACAGGATCAATACCGGTTGCAGGCAACCTCATGCGTACCCTGATCCCTTACACCCTTTTCAAAGATGTCGACGGCTGTAATCAGAAAAAACGCTCAACTCTTCCCCATCTGTGCGGGGAGGATGAAAGAATATCGACCTTTAATGAAGTGGAAGGCTGCCTTTGCGAACAGGAGCTTAAACACGAAACATCCCGGTGCCTGCGCTGCGGACTGATATGCTATGACAGGGACATTCCCCTTGAGGATATCCGCACTTCGCGCGTGGGAGAGAAGGTGGAATAA
- a CDS encoding methyltransferase domain-containing protein: MKKRIRQCFGKAASSYSDAASVQREVAARCANFCPEGNYSRVLDVGSGVGFLYAELAKRLKFDDYVSLDLVRPMLMEQRKVNTAFLLAADGENLPFSGERFDLLVSSSAMQWFSEPERSIADAFRVLKSGGRFSVAVFCRGTLAELADVSQRTGFGSVKELRDESFYRDVFSSLQGVKAEFSSAVYETYFSTVKEFLKKHKMTGAVASGGNISWGREKYLRFVEEYERLYRGEAGIRATYRTFFAYGEKL, from the coding sequence TTGAAGAAAAGAATTCGTCAGTGTTTCGGCAAAGCGGCCTCCAGCTACAGCGATGCAGCCTCTGTTCAGCGCGAGGTTGCGGCACGCTGCGCAAACTTCTGCCCTGAGGGTAACTATTCAAGGGTGCTGGATGTAGGGTCCGGGGTTGGTTTCCTGTATGCGGAGCTTGCTAAGCGTCTGAAGTTTGATGATTACGTGTCGCTTGATCTTGTTCGGCCCATGCTCATGGAGCAGCGCAAGGTCAACACGGCTTTTCTTTTGGCCGCGGATGGGGAGAATCTTCCTTTTTCCGGCGAAAGGTTCGATCTGCTGGTCAGTTCTTCGGCAATGCAGTGGTTTTCGGAGCCGGAAAGATCAATAGCGGATGCATTTCGGGTTCTTAAATCCGGGGGAAGGTTTTCAGTAGCTGTTTTCTGCCGCGGAACACTGGCCGAGCTGGCTGACGTCAGCCAAAGAACCGGATTCGGTTCGGTCAAGGAACTCAGGGACGAATCTTTTTACCGGGATGTTTTTTCATCGTTGCAGGGTGTTAAGGCGGAATTTTCGTCCGCCGTGTATGAAACATATTTTTCTACTGTGAAAGAATTTTTGAAAAAGCATAAAATGACCGGAGCTGTTGCTTCAGGAGGAAATATATCCTGGGGCAGGGAAAAATATCTCCGGTTTGTAGAGGAATACGAAAGACTGTACAGGGGAGAAGCGGGAATAAGGGCCACTTACCGGACTTTTTTCGCTTACGGTGAAAAGCTTTAG
- a CDS encoding alpha/beta hydrolase, with protein sequence MDSFFVSGWAGDPAQYPGLPASFNYLVPFSGFNPQNLAGMIDSGGDLLVGWSTGAHMLLRFCPHLFSRFGKVVLAAPFLAFTDSFPERLLRGMIKGMDAGPAGVVAAFRANCADPTSSDYDPEQTDKLIEGLEFLISSKIEFDEQVRMDNLILVYGTADRIVRRKAFDRVCKAVQPADIVLLNCGHKIPEKDLLNVMGCVSCLGSVKLLI encoded by the coding sequence ATGGACAGCTTCTTTGTCAGCGGCTGGGCCGGTGATCCTGCCCAGTATCCCGGCCTTCCGGCATCATTTAATTATCTGGTGCCGTTCAGCGGATTCAACCCGCAGAATCTTGCCGGGATGATAGACTCAGGCGGCGACCTTCTTGTGGGCTGGTCCACCGGTGCGCATATGCTGCTAAGGTTCTGTCCGCATCTTTTTTCGCGTTTCGGGAAAGTTGTTTTGGCTGCGCCTTTTCTGGCCTTTACCGATTCCTTTCCCGAAAGATTGCTGCGCGGGATGATAAAGGGCATGGACGCTGGTCCGGCCGGGGTGGTGGCTGCCTTTCGTGCCAACTGCGCAGATCCTACCTCTTCCGACTATGATCCGGAACAGACCGACAAATTGATTGAAGGGCTTGAGTTTCTTATTTCTTCTAAAATTGAATTTGACGAACAGGTCCGCATGGACAATCTGATTCTGGTTTACGGCACGGCGGACCGGATAGTGCGGCGCAAGGCTTTCGACAGGGTCTGCAAGGCGGTTCAGCCTGCCGATATTGTTTTGCTTAATTGCGGGCACAAGATTCCCGAAAAGGACCTGCTCAATGTTATGGGATGTGTTTCTTGCCTTGGGTCCGTAAAACTTTTGATTTGA
- the bioF gene encoding 8-amino-7-oxononanoate synthase: MSPKSIYHCIQGELADLEKSASLRTVPEVDNGADRYLRFKGEDLLNLASNDYLGLAGDSVLKEGATDAVAKYGCGAAASRLVTGNFGIYDQLEKELAEFHNREDSMVFSSGYAANLAIMDAFADKKTVVFSDKLNHASILDGIRMSGARQVRYRHNDMEHLEKRMADHADCDSRILITDTIFSMDGDLAHMEHIADLCDRYDTMLVVDEAHAEGVFGQGRGLCREMGVSDRVDLHMGAFSKGLGSMGGAVSGRRELVSYLRNRGRSFVFSTALPPAVIGASLAALRLVRSDDSRGRRLLEMSRELKLYLESLGFDCGMTQSQIIPVILGDNERTLGAQKFLLTKGLYVAAIRPPTVPPNTARLRLSMRADFTRTDIDLIRMAFEALKEEFL; this comes from the coding sequence ATGTCTCCAAAAAGCATATACCACTGTATTCAGGGCGAATTGGCTGATCTTGAAAAATCAGCATCTTTGCGTACCGTACCGGAAGTGGATAACGGTGCGGACAGATATCTCCGATTCAAGGGTGAGGACCTGTTGAACCTTGCGTCCAACGATTATCTTGGATTGGCGGGGGATTCCGTATTAAAAGAGGGAGCAACTGACGCAGTTGCGAAATACGGGTGCGGGGCGGCTGCCTCACGTCTGGTGACCGGCAATTTCGGAATTTACGATCAGCTGGAAAAAGAACTTGCCGAGTTCCATAACCGGGAAGATTCAATGGTTTTCAGTTCCGGGTATGCGGCCAATCTGGCCATAATGGATGCTTTTGCCGATAAGAAAACAGTTGTCTTTTCCGATAAACTGAATCACGCCAGCATACTGGATGGAATACGAATGTCCGGAGCAAGGCAGGTCCGCTATCGGCATAACGATATGGAGCATCTTGAAAAAAGGATGGCGGACCATGCAGACTGTGATTCCCGGATATTGATCACGGATACGATTTTCAGCATGGACGGCGACCTTGCGCACATGGAGCACATTGCCGACCTCTGCGACAGGTATGATACAATGCTGGTGGTGGATGAAGCGCACGCCGAAGGGGTGTTCGGTCAGGGACGCGGATTGTGTCGGGAAATGGGCGTCTCGGACAGAGTTGATCTGCATATGGGTGCTTTTTCCAAGGGATTGGGGTCCATGGGCGGAGCTGTTTCCGGCAGGCGTGAACTTGTTTCATACCTCCGTAACCGGGGACGTTCCTTTGTTTTTTCCACAGCACTTCCGCCTGCAGTGATCGGGGCCAGCCTTGCTGCCCTGCGGCTTGTCCGGTCAGATGATTCCCGCGGACGGAGACTGCTGGAAATGAGCCGGGAACTGAAGCTGTACTTGGAATCTCTGGGATTTGATTGCGGGATGACGCAAAGCCAGATCATACCGGTTATTCTGGGTGATAACGAGAGGACGCTGGGAGCACAGAAATTTCTGCTGACCAAGGGACTTTATGTGGCCGCCATCCGTCCTCCGACAGTTCCGCCGAACACCGCCAGACTGAGGCTTTCCATGCGGGCAGACTTCACCCGCACCGACATTGATCTGATCAGAATGGCGTTTGAAGCATTGAAAGAGGAATTTCTTTGA
- a CDS encoding electron transport complex protein RnfA: protein MKEYFLLFISAIFVNNIVLAQYLGNCPFIGTSKRISVALGMGGAVVFVATMAASITWAVQEYLLDPLKLEYLQTLTFILVIAALVQFVEMFLKKVVPPLYKALGIFLPLITTNCAVMGIAIICQREEFTFVKTVAFSFASGLGFMLALVLLSSIRERIEVSRVPKAMKGTPIALVMAGLMSLAFFAFKGMI from the coding sequence GTGAAGGAATATTTTCTGCTTTTTATCTCGGCCATATTCGTAAACAACATCGTACTGGCGCAGTATCTTGGCAACTGCCCGTTCATCGGCACATCCAAGAGAATTTCGGTTGCGCTGGGCATGGGCGGGGCTGTGGTATTCGTGGCGACCATGGCTGCTTCCATCACGTGGGCAGTGCAGGAATACCTACTTGATCCGCTGAAACTTGAATACCTGCAGACGCTGACCTTCATACTGGTTATCGCCGCGCTCGTGCAGTTCGTGGAGATGTTCCTCAAAAAGGTGGTGCCTCCGCTGTACAAGGCACTGGGCATTTTTCTGCCGCTGATCACGACCAACTGCGCGGTCATGGGCATAGCCATTATCTGTCAACGGGAGGAATTCACATTCGTAAAGACTGTGGCTTTTTCTTTTGCTTCGGGACTCGGCTTCATGCTGGCTCTGGTACTGCTCTCATCCATAAGGGAGAGAATTGAAGTTTCCAGGGTGCCCAAGGCCATGAAAGGCACACCTATCGCTCTGGTAATGGCCGGGCTGATGTCGCTCGCTTTTTTCGCATTCAAGGGCATGATTTAA
- a CDS encoding FkbM family methyltransferase, which produces MSDIKIRYIDHTGVPKNSRVCLYGVGKGGAESLQLLRQIRPDVEVVFFADTYNSGSYEGFEIIRPQNLVDRQNEFDLILVCSCYYTEIITNLYSVGIKNAVGFSWPKFYSYLFLPDELGRRAEEINYIMNALHSDTDRALFKLLCEARVAGSAQVELLYGSAGKECFVFKESRLENNFSEHTASSYFDFVDLSIVEFAVQAGVYNGSEALFLTGQEQLKVVYGFEPQGNTFFPHETQQSLNDSGKFVLISKGLWNSNSVADFALDGSASFVKGLSDAQNSSTVQLVVLDEELKKLAIPRLDLLIADIENAEIPMLEGAMKCIEQDRPQLAICFYHSKEQFLGIPLMLMKQLKDYIFKIGHYSRGLGESVFYAIPKEKYSGFHSCS; this is translated from the coding sequence ATGAGTGACATCAAAATCAGATATATTGACCATACAGGCGTACCGAAGAACAGTAGAGTCTGCTTATATGGTGTTGGAAAGGGCGGAGCGGAATCCTTGCAACTTCTTCGTCAGATACGTCCTGATGTGGAGGTCGTCTTTTTTGCTGATACCTATAATTCTGGTTCATATGAAGGATTTGAAATTATAAGGCCTCAAAACCTTGTCGACCGACAGAACGAATTCGATCTTATCTTAGTCTGCTCCTGCTACTACACGGAGATAATTACAAATCTATATTCCGTTGGCATTAAGAATGCTGTCGGATTTTCGTGGCCTAAATTTTATAGCTACCTGTTTTTGCCGGATGAGTTGGGCCGACGGGCTGAAGAGATTAATTATATCATGAATGCTCTGCATTCAGATACGGATAGAGCCTTGTTTAAATTATTGTGCGAGGCGCGCGTAGCAGGTTCTGCACAGGTTGAACTGCTTTATGGTTCAGCAGGTAAGGAGTGTTTTGTTTTTAAAGAGTCGAGGTTGGAAAATAATTTTTCTGAACATACAGCATCCAGTTATTTCGATTTTGTTGATCTTTCAATTGTAGAGTTCGCTGTACAAGCTGGAGTTTATAACGGCAGTGAAGCTTTATTTCTTACCGGGCAGGAACAGTTGAAAGTGGTTTATGGTTTTGAGCCTCAGGGTAACACTTTTTTTCCTCATGAAACACAACAATCCTTAAATGATTCAGGAAAATTTGTTTTGATTTCCAAAGGCTTGTGGAATAGTAACTCAGTTGCTGATTTCGCATTGGACGGTAGCGCCAGCTTTGTGAAGGGGCTTTCTGATGCACAGAATTCAAGTACAGTCCAACTTGTGGTCTTGGATGAAGAACTCAAAAAGCTTGCTATCCCCAGACTGGATTTGCTCATTGCCGATATTGAAAATGCGGAGATTCCTATGCTTGAAGGTGCCATGAAATGTATCGAGCAAGACCGCCCGCAATTAGCAATCTGTTTTTATCACTCCAAGGAGCAATTTCTTGGAATACCTTTGATGCTGATGAAGCAACTGAAAGATTATATTTTCAAGATAGGTCATTATTCAAGGGGGTTGGGTGAGAGTGTCTTTTACGCCATACCTAAAGAAAAATATTCCGGGTTTCATAGTTGTTCATGA